A genomic stretch from Mya arenaria isolate MELC-2E11 chromosome 10, ASM2691426v1 includes:
- the LOC128206970 gene encoding uncharacterized protein LOC128206970 isoform X4, with translation MAGSDSVTTVYVGNLKTSARIIELKSNLLRLISKLLKVSITSSDISIVNGSKRYAIIDVHNEQNVEFILQNLADHADRRKLNFNFETIVQPDNYLHVDTLKSQDEKQARDDFENAKNPLRPFQKPHLHVRKRPDYGRVIPLKSMTPGHTGRSSRQSSDTQRSRNPPSEPPTDLDVTLDDYPVDRDRSPHGKNVGEAINREINMVPLDDSTLKDDSDDSGTQVDLVHNRTISSIHGEGDDEQSENSEYEDPPGSVIDLRHVSRASMKGKITPRIHRRVQKQSARETSSVSRKDFFAFLDAQIAGNDTGHSKTHDGNTHVDEESGTPYYKPGEVVYNHDLSKEFKAYLDGKYTLKKIHDHVARCVCGFMNSRERGMLLIGVDRRGHVVGIDCDTKQEERYRRHFLEAIKEIFPPVFGEEYSIHFAPLLEENGRQHRRVSSVQA, from the exons ATGGCTGGCTCAGATTCTGTCACAACTGTGTATGTAGGAAATTTAAAGACCAGTGCAAGAATTATAGAGCTAAAATCAAATCTACTGAGGTTGATAAGTAAACTGTTGAAGGTTTCCATAACTTCAAGTGATATCAGCATTGTAAATGGATCCAAACGGTACGCTATTATTGACGTGCACAATGAGCAGAATGTGGAATTTATACTTCAAAACTTGGCGGATCATGCAGACAGACGTAAATTAAACTTCAATTTCGAGACTATAGTTCAACCTGATAACTACCTCCATGTTGATACCCTGAAATCTCAAGATGAGAAGCAAGCAAGGGATGATTTCGAAAATGCCAAAAATCCTCTACGTCCATTTCAAAAACCTCACCTGCATGTCCGAAAAAGACCGGACTATGGTAGAGTTATACCGCTTAAGTCAATGACCCCAGGCCACACTGGGCGGAGTTCAAGACAAAGTTCAGACACTCAGCGCAGCAGGAACCCACCGTCAGAGCCTCCGACAGATCTAGATGTGACGCTGGATGATTATCCGGTTGACAGAGACAGGAGCCCTCATGGAAAGAATGTCGGGGAAGCTATTAACAGAGAGATCAACATGGTTCCATTGGATGACTCAACTCTGAAG GATGACAGTGATGACTCAGGAACGCAGGTCGACCTTGTACACAATCGGACGATATCATCCATACATGGGGAGGGAGACGATGAACAATCAGAAAACTCAGAGTATGAGGATCCACCTGGATCCGTTATCGACCTGCGACACGTGAGCCGGGCATCAATGAAGGGGAAGATAACTCCCAGGATTCATAGACGTGTCCAGAAACAGTCAG CGCGTGAAACGTCTTCAGTGAGCAGAAAAGATTTCTTTGCTTTCCTGGATGCTCAAATAG CTGGAAATGATACCGGTCATTCAAAGACCCATGATGGGAATACACATGTGGATGAAGAGTCTGGTACCCCGTACTATAAG ccAGGGGAGGTTGTATACAACCATGATCTCAGTAAGGAATTTAAGGCGTATTTAGATGGGAAATACACACTCAAGAAGATACACGACCACGTGGCACGGTGTGTGTGCGGCTTCATGAACTCACGGGAGAGAGGCATGTTGCTCATCGGTGTAGATCGGCGAG GCCATGTAGTTGGAATAGACTGTGATACAAAACAAGAGGAACGATATCGCCGCCATTTTCTTGAAGCAATAAAGGAGATTTTTCCTCCAGTATTTGGTGAAGAGTATTCCATACACTTTGCACCGCTCCTCGAGGAAAATGGACGCCAACATC GAAGAGTTAGCAGTGTG CAAGCCTGA
- the LOC128206970 gene encoding uncharacterized protein LOC128206970 isoform X1, translated as MAGSDSVTTVYVGNLKTSARIIELKSNLLRLISKLLKVSITSSDISIVNGSKRYAIIDVHNEQNVEFILQNLADHADRRKLNFNFETIVQPDNYLHVDTLKSQDEKQARDDFENAKNPLRPFQKPHLHVRKRPDYGRVIPLKSMTPGHTGRSSRQSSDTQRSRNPPSEPPTDLDVTLDDYPVDRDRSPHGKNVGEAINREINMVPLDDSTLKDDSDDSGTQVDLVHNRTISSIHGEGDDEQSENSEYEDPPGSVIDLRHVSRASMKGKITPRIHRRVQKQSARETSSVSRKDFFAFLDAQIAGNDTGHSKTHDGNTHVDEESGTPYYKPGEVVYNHDLSKEFKAYLDGKYTLKKIHDHVARCVCGFMNSRERGMLLIGVDRRGHVVGIDCDTKQEERYRRHFLEAIKEIFPPVFGEEYSIHFAPLLEENGRQHPSLKVIEIRVFPPESQELLYECSEGVFVRRNGSLTGPIKASHIQEWIKQKHMETFDRYESKEQFLKNENEKKDDMIRRQADTIMAQRSQIESQKQVIEGGKSCTIL; from the exons ATGGCTGGCTCAGATTCTGTCACAACTGTGTATGTAGGAAATTTAAAGACCAGTGCAAGAATTATAGAGCTAAAATCAAATCTACTGAGGTTGATAAGTAAACTGTTGAAGGTTTCCATAACTTCAAGTGATATCAGCATTGTAAATGGATCCAAACGGTACGCTATTATTGACGTGCACAATGAGCAGAATGTGGAATTTATACTTCAAAACTTGGCGGATCATGCAGACAGACGTAAATTAAACTTCAATTTCGAGACTATAGTTCAACCTGATAACTACCTCCATGTTGATACCCTGAAATCTCAAGATGAGAAGCAAGCAAGGGATGATTTCGAAAATGCCAAAAATCCTCTACGTCCATTTCAAAAACCTCACCTGCATGTCCGAAAAAGACCGGACTATGGTAGAGTTATACCGCTTAAGTCAATGACCCCAGGCCACACTGGGCGGAGTTCAAGACAAAGTTCAGACACTCAGCGCAGCAGGAACCCACCGTCAGAGCCTCCGACAGATCTAGATGTGACGCTGGATGATTATCCGGTTGACAGAGACAGGAGCCCTCATGGAAAGAATGTCGGGGAAGCTATTAACAGAGAGATCAACATGGTTCCATTGGATGACTCAACTCTGAAG GATGACAGTGATGACTCAGGAACGCAGGTCGACCTTGTACACAATCGGACGATATCATCCATACATGGGGAGGGAGACGATGAACAATCAGAAAACTCAGAGTATGAGGATCCACCTGGATCCGTTATCGACCTGCGACACGTGAGCCGGGCATCAATGAAGGGGAAGATAACTCCCAGGATTCATAGACGTGTCCAGAAACAGTCAG CGCGTGAAACGTCTTCAGTGAGCAGAAAAGATTTCTTTGCTTTCCTGGATGCTCAAATAG CTGGAAATGATACCGGTCATTCAAAGACCCATGATGGGAATACACATGTGGATGAAGAGTCTGGTACCCCGTACTATAAG ccAGGGGAGGTTGTATACAACCATGATCTCAGTAAGGAATTTAAGGCGTATTTAGATGGGAAATACACACTCAAGAAGATACACGACCACGTGGCACGGTGTGTGTGCGGCTTCATGAACTCACGGGAGAGAGGCATGTTGCTCATCGGTGTAGATCGGCGAG GCCATGTAGTTGGAATAGACTGTGATACAAAACAAGAGGAACGATATCGCCGCCATTTTCTTGAAGCAATAAAGGAGATTTTTCCTCCAGTATTTGGTGAAGAGTATTCCATACACTTTGCACCGCTCCTCGAGGAAAATGGACGCCAACATC CAAGCCTGAAGGTGATAGAGATCCGAGTGTTTCCCCCCGAGTCTCAGGAGCTCCTTTACGAGTGCAGTGAGGGCGTGTTTGTTAGGAGAAATGGGAGCCTAACAGGGCCAATCAAAGCAAGCCACATACAGGAGTGGATCAAGCAG AAGCACATGGAAACGTTTGACCGCTACGAGTCGAAGGAGCAGTTTCTTAAGAATGAGAACGAGAAGAAAGATGACATGATCCGACGGCAGGCCGACACCATCATGGCACAGAGGAGCCAAATTGAGAGTCAGAAACAG GTAATAGAAGGAGGCAAGTCATGTACAATTTTGTGA
- the LOC128206970 gene encoding uncharacterized protein LOC128206970 isoform X2, with amino-acid sequence MAGSDSVTTVYVGNLKTSARIIELKSNLLRLISKLLKVSITSSDISIVNGSKRYAIIDVHNEQNVEFILQNLADHADRRKLNFNFETIVQPDNYLHVDTLKSQDEKQARDDFENAKNPLRPFQKPHLHVRKRPDYGRVIPLKSMTPGHTGRSSRQSSDTQRSRNPPSEPPTDLDVTLDDYPVDRDRSPHGKNVGEAINREINMVPLDDSTLKDDSDDSGTQVDLVHNRTISSIHGEGDDEQSENSEYEDPPGSVIDLRHVSRASMKGKITPRIHRRVQKQSARETSSVSRKDFFAFLDAQIAGNDTGHSKTHDGNTHVDEESGTPYYKPGEVVYNHDLSKEFKAYLDGKYTLKKIHDHVARCVCGFMNSRERGMLLIGVDRRGHVVGIDCDTKQEERYRRHFLEAIKEIFPPVFGEEYSIHFAPLLEENGRQHRRVSSVVRNAILITFRFLALTMLYSPIACGFVEYIIPCHFVFCLSVCLFESLHVYRLVFAFQCLCLSSSLSQLSSSASLSSLP; translated from the exons ATGGCTGGCTCAGATTCTGTCACAACTGTGTATGTAGGAAATTTAAAGACCAGTGCAAGAATTATAGAGCTAAAATCAAATCTACTGAGGTTGATAAGTAAACTGTTGAAGGTTTCCATAACTTCAAGTGATATCAGCATTGTAAATGGATCCAAACGGTACGCTATTATTGACGTGCACAATGAGCAGAATGTGGAATTTATACTTCAAAACTTGGCGGATCATGCAGACAGACGTAAATTAAACTTCAATTTCGAGACTATAGTTCAACCTGATAACTACCTCCATGTTGATACCCTGAAATCTCAAGATGAGAAGCAAGCAAGGGATGATTTCGAAAATGCCAAAAATCCTCTACGTCCATTTCAAAAACCTCACCTGCATGTCCGAAAAAGACCGGACTATGGTAGAGTTATACCGCTTAAGTCAATGACCCCAGGCCACACTGGGCGGAGTTCAAGACAAAGTTCAGACACTCAGCGCAGCAGGAACCCACCGTCAGAGCCTCCGACAGATCTAGATGTGACGCTGGATGATTATCCGGTTGACAGAGACAGGAGCCCTCATGGAAAGAATGTCGGGGAAGCTATTAACAGAGAGATCAACATGGTTCCATTGGATGACTCAACTCTGAAG GATGACAGTGATGACTCAGGAACGCAGGTCGACCTTGTACACAATCGGACGATATCATCCATACATGGGGAGGGAGACGATGAACAATCAGAAAACTCAGAGTATGAGGATCCACCTGGATCCGTTATCGACCTGCGACACGTGAGCCGGGCATCAATGAAGGGGAAGATAACTCCCAGGATTCATAGACGTGTCCAGAAACAGTCAG CGCGTGAAACGTCTTCAGTGAGCAGAAAAGATTTCTTTGCTTTCCTGGATGCTCAAATAG CTGGAAATGATACCGGTCATTCAAAGACCCATGATGGGAATACACATGTGGATGAAGAGTCTGGTACCCCGTACTATAAG ccAGGGGAGGTTGTATACAACCATGATCTCAGTAAGGAATTTAAGGCGTATTTAGATGGGAAATACACACTCAAGAAGATACACGACCACGTGGCACGGTGTGTGTGCGGCTTCATGAACTCACGGGAGAGAGGCATGTTGCTCATCGGTGTAGATCGGCGAG GCCATGTAGTTGGAATAGACTGTGATACAAAACAAGAGGAACGATATCGCCGCCATTTTCTTGAAGCAATAAAGGAGATTTTTCCTCCAGTATTTGGTGAAGAGTATTCCATACACTTTGCACCGCTCCTCGAGGAAAATGGACGCCAACATC GAAGAGTTAGCAGTGTGGTAAGAAATGCTATATTAATAACCTTTAGATTTCTTGCTTTAACTATGTTATATTCCCCCATAGCATGTGgttttgttgaatatataattccttgtcattttgttttttgtttgtctgtctgtttgtttgAAAGTCTACATGTATATCGTTTGGTGTTTGCATTCCAATGCTTGTGCTTGTCTTCATCATTGTCACAATtgtcatcatcagcatcattgTCATCACTGCCataa
- the LOC128206451 gene encoding schlafen-like protein 1, whose translation MGRRNNKNRNWVQNHQQPPMAGPARAQPSSQLLFRHGEHIGSEDRSTEFKEGPGFIQNEFRANVAKYVSAFVNSHENGRLFLGVNDGGYVTGYQLNQTQEDRLRLQIDDAIKDIKPTIFPNDYSVDFTPVADQNGYIAEGFRSGWYFVVICIMVHGKSVNTNGQLYSTLQGTFMRRDGGVQTLNAQDIHNFYQRKHLTEMDRLKNDVSNLEQRNKQKDNEFDRKMREMENRHKQTEESLEREKRELLAKTSEQQEVIERLKQQREETVEVRGAEGSKQTLEEIQKLRAIIESQHKKSKVCSIS comes from the exons ATGGGCAGACGAAATAATAAGAACCGAAACTGGGTTCAGAATCATCAGCAGCCTCCAATGGCTGGACCGGCACGGGCGCAACCTTCTTCGCAATTACTGTTTAG GCATGGAGAACACATAGGGTCGGAGGATCGTAGCACAGAGTTCAAAGAAGGTCCAGGGTTTATCCAAAACGAATTTCGTGCCAACGTGGCGAAATACGTTTCGGCATTTGTCAACAGTCATGAAAACGGAAGACTATTCTTAGGAGTCAATGATGGAG GATACGTGACAGGCTACCAATTAAACCAAACACAAGAGGATCGTCTTAGACTTCAAATTGATGATGCGATCAAAGATATAAAGCCGACTATATTTCCGAACGACTACTCTGTCGACTTTACACCCGTAGCAGATCAAAACGGATATATAGCGG AAGGGTTTAGATCAGGATGGTACTTCGTTGTGATATGTATCATGGTCCACGGGAAAAGTGTTAACACGAATGGTCAGCTCTACAGCACACTTCAAGGCACCTTTATGAGAAGAGACGGCGGAGTGCAAACTTTGAACGCCCAGGATATACACAACTTCTATCAAAGA AAACATCTAACTGAGATGGATCGGCTGAAAAATGATGTCAGCAACCTAGAACagagaaacaaacaaaaagacaaTGAGTTTGACAGAAAAATGCGAGAAATGGAAAATAGACACAAACAGACGGAAGAATCGCTTGAAAGAGAAAAACGTGAACTGCTTGCCAAAACTAGTGAACAACAAGAAGTAATAGAAAGGTTAAAACAGCAACGTGAGGAGACTGTAGAGGTCCGAGGAGCAGAG GGGTCAAAACAGACCTTAGAAGAAATCCAGAAACTTCGTGCCATAATTGAATCacaacataaaaaatcaaaagtgTGTTCAATATCCTAG
- the LOC128206970 gene encoding uncharacterized protein LOC128206970 isoform X3 codes for MAGSDSVTTVYVGNLKTSARIIELKSNLLRLISKLLKVSITSSDISIVNGSKRYAIIDVHNEQNVEFILQNLADHADRRKLNFNFETIVQPDNYLHVDTLKSQDEKQARDDFENAKNPLRPFQKPHLHVRKRPDYGRVIPLKSMTPGHTGRSSRQSSDTQRSRNPPSEPPTDLDVTLDDYPVDRDRSPHGKNVGEAINREINMVPLDDSTLKDDSDDSGTQVDLVHNRTISSIHGEGDDEQSENSEYEDPPGSVIDLRHVSRASMKGKITPRIHRRVQKQSARETSSVSRKDFFAFLDAQIAGNDTGHSKTHDGNTHVDEESGTPYYKPGEVVYNHDLSKEFKAYLDGKYTLKKIHDHVARCVCGFMNSRERGMLLIGVDRRGHVVGIDCDTKQEERYRRHFLEAIKEIFPPVFGEEYSIHFAPLLEENGRQHLIIWHSYQRSDDQTNTLSSW; via the exons ATGGCTGGCTCAGATTCTGTCACAACTGTGTATGTAGGAAATTTAAAGACCAGTGCAAGAATTATAGAGCTAAAATCAAATCTACTGAGGTTGATAAGTAAACTGTTGAAGGTTTCCATAACTTCAAGTGATATCAGCATTGTAAATGGATCCAAACGGTACGCTATTATTGACGTGCACAATGAGCAGAATGTGGAATTTATACTTCAAAACTTGGCGGATCATGCAGACAGACGTAAATTAAACTTCAATTTCGAGACTATAGTTCAACCTGATAACTACCTCCATGTTGATACCCTGAAATCTCAAGATGAGAAGCAAGCAAGGGATGATTTCGAAAATGCCAAAAATCCTCTACGTCCATTTCAAAAACCTCACCTGCATGTCCGAAAAAGACCGGACTATGGTAGAGTTATACCGCTTAAGTCAATGACCCCAGGCCACACTGGGCGGAGTTCAAGACAAAGTTCAGACACTCAGCGCAGCAGGAACCCACCGTCAGAGCCTCCGACAGATCTAGATGTGACGCTGGATGATTATCCGGTTGACAGAGACAGGAGCCCTCATGGAAAGAATGTCGGGGAAGCTATTAACAGAGAGATCAACATGGTTCCATTGGATGACTCAACTCTGAAG GATGACAGTGATGACTCAGGAACGCAGGTCGACCTTGTACACAATCGGACGATATCATCCATACATGGGGAGGGAGACGATGAACAATCAGAAAACTCAGAGTATGAGGATCCACCTGGATCCGTTATCGACCTGCGACACGTGAGCCGGGCATCAATGAAGGGGAAGATAACTCCCAGGATTCATAGACGTGTCCAGAAACAGTCAG CGCGTGAAACGTCTTCAGTGAGCAGAAAAGATTTCTTTGCTTTCCTGGATGCTCAAATAG CTGGAAATGATACCGGTCATTCAAAGACCCATGATGGGAATACACATGTGGATGAAGAGTCTGGTACCCCGTACTATAAG ccAGGGGAGGTTGTATACAACCATGATCTCAGTAAGGAATTTAAGGCGTATTTAGATGGGAAATACACACTCAAGAAGATACACGACCACGTGGCACGGTGTGTGTGCGGCTTCATGAACTCACGGGAGAGAGGCATGTTGCTCATCGGTGTAGATCGGCGAG GCCATGTAGTTGGAATAGACTGTGATACAAAACAAGAGGAACGATATCGCCGCCATTTTCTTGAAGCAATAAAGGAGATTTTTCCTCCAGTATTTGGTGAAGAGTATTCCATACACTTTGCACCGCTCCTCGAGGAAAATGGACGCCAACATC TTATTATTTGGCACTCGTATCAACGATCTGACGATCAGACGAACACTTTATCAAGCTGGTAA